Genomic window (bacterium):
CGGTGCGCACCGCGACGACGCTTATTACCGGAATGTTAGCTTTAAGTTGCGTCTGCGCCTGCGACAGCACAGCGAAGTTCGCACCCGCAGCCAGCACCCGGCTGCCGATCCCCATCATTTCAACGTAAGAGACATCGCTGTAGCTGAAAATGCAAAGCGTGACGCCGTGTTCGGCAATCAGCTTTTCCAGATTCTCGAAATCGGTAATCTGAATCCCGTCGGGATAGAGCTTCCCCGCAAGCGACGCGGGATAGCGCCGGTCGTTTATGAACGGGATTTGGCTCGCGGTGAACGCGACAACGTTGTAGCGCTCGTTGTTCCGGAAATAAACGTTGAAATTGTGAAAGTCCCTTCCCGCCGCACCAATGATTATTACGTTTTCCTTCATTGCAAACTCCTGGCAGATGGTTTTTCGATCCCCTTTCAGCCGCAAAGCGCGCGTTCGCCCGTAATCAAAGCTAAATCTCAACGCTATTTGGCGGATCGGGGATATCCACCCGCCTTCGTTCGGCTCCTGCCAGGGGAAAGCGGCACCCGTCCTGGATTGTATCTTTGGAACCGGCGCTGGTCAACTTGCGAAAGTAAGAACGTATATAATCTTGGCCGGATTGGAACGCCGCATATGCGGCTAATGTCGGGGATATGCTCCGGCGGTGCCAATTCGACAGTTTCGCTTGGAGATTGTGAATGCCCAAAACCGTTGAAGAATTTATGCAGCCCATCGAGGCGAAACATCCGGGCGAGCCGGAGTTTCACCAGGCCGTGCGCGAGGTCGCGGGTTCGATCCTGCCTATACTTGACCGCCACCCGAAGTTCGTCGAAGAGCGGATATTCGAAACTATGACAGAGCCGGAGCGGATCATCATTTTCAGGGTGCCCTGGGTCGACGACGAAGGAAAAGTGCAGATCAACCTCGGCTACCGCGTCCAGATGAACAGCTCGATCGGCCCGTATAAGGGCGGACTGCGGTTTGACAAAAGCGTCAACCTGTCGATCCTCAAGTTCCTGGCGTTCGAGCAGGTGCTCAAGAACTCGCTCACGACGATGCCCATCGGCGGCGGCAAAGGCGGCGCGGACTTCGACCCGATCGGCAAAAGCGATCGAGAGGTTATGCGCTTTTGCCAATCATTTATGACCGAGCTTGTCCGCTACATCGGCCCGGACATTGACGTCCCCGCGGGCGATCTCGGCGTCGGCACGCGGGAAATCGGCTACCTCTTCGGTCAGTACAAGCGCGTCGGACGCGCGTTTCACGGCGTCCTGACCGGCAAAGGGCCGGAATGGGGCGGCAGCCTTATCCGGCCCGAAGCGACGGGCTACGGCGTCGTATATTTCGCCGGCGAAATGCTGCGCTTGAAAGGCGACGGAATCGACGGCAAAACGTGTCTTGTGTCCGGTGCGGGAAACGTGGCCCAGCACACCGTAGAGAAGATCATCCAGCTCAACGGCAAGGTTATCGCGATGAGCGACATCCGCGGCTCCATTCACGACAGGGACGGAATCGACCAAGAAAAGCTCGAATGGATCAAGAAGCTGGTTTTCGAGCGCCGAGGCTTCCTGTCGGAGTATGCGGAAAAATTCAAGTGCGATTATTACCCCGGCAAAAACGTCTGGCATATTCCCGGCGCGCAGCTGGCATTTCCCTGCGCGACGCAGAACGAACTCGGCCTGGACGACGCGAAAGCGCTCGTCTCCAACGGCGTTTTTCTCGTCTGCGAAGGTGCGAACATGCCCACGACGCTTGAAGCGACCCGGTATCTGCAGTCAAACGGAGTCCTTTTCGCACCAGGCAAGGCGGCCAACGCCGGCGGCGTCGCGGTGAGCTGCCTTGAAATGGCGCAAAACGCAGAGCACATGATGTGGCCGCGCCAGGAAGTCGAAACCAGGCTGTTCGAAATAATGACCAACATTCACCGGAACGTCGTCCGCACGGCGGAGGAATACGGCAGGCCCGGCAATTACGTGGACGGGGCCAACAT
Coding sequences:
- the gdhA gene encoding NADP-specific glutamate dehydrogenase, with the translated sequence MPKTVEEFMQPIEAKHPGEPEFHQAVREVAGSILPILDRHPKFVEERIFETMTEPERIIIFRVPWVDDEGKVQINLGYRVQMNSSIGPYKGGLRFDKSVNLSILKFLAFEQVLKNSLTTMPIGGGKGGADFDPIGKSDREVMRFCQSFMTELVRYIGPDIDVPAGDLGVGTREIGYLFGQYKRVGRAFHGVLTGKGPEWGGSLIRPEATGYGVVYFAGEMLRLKGDGIDGKTCLVSGAGNVAQHTVEKIIQLNGKVIAMSDIRGSIHDRDGIDQEKLEWIKKLVFERRGFLSEYAEKFKCDYYPGKNVWHIPGAQLAFPCATQNELGLDDAKALVSNGVFLVCEGANMPTTLEATRYLQSNGVLFAPGKAANAGGVAVSCLEMAQNAEHMMWPRQEVETRLFEIMTNIHRNVVRTAEEYGRPGNYVDGANIAGFLKVASAMLSQGVV